The sequence below is a genomic window from Candidatus Angelobacter sp..
GTCCCGGACGGGACGAACGCGGGGCTTTCGCATCGAAAGGAATGATTGTGAATGTGACGGTTGAGAATCTGGGTCCCTGCAAAAAGTTGCTGCGCGTCGAGGTGGAGGCGCCTGCGGTGGACGCCGCGCTTGAAGAGATCACGCACGATTACCAAAAGCAGGTCCGCCTGCCCGGGTTTCGGCCCGGGAAAGCGCCGCGACATCTCGTAATCAAGGCCTACGCTCCGCAGATTGATGAGGAAGCAAAACGAAAACTGGTTTCCGAGGGGTACCGCAAGGCCCTGTCCGACCAGAAACTGCGCGTGGTCGGGCAGCCGGACATCGAGGAAATCCAATTCGCCAAGGGCCAGCCCTTCCAGTTTGCCGTCACGCTGGAGACCGCGCCGGAGTTTGAACTTCCCGAATACAAGGGGTTGCCTGTTACACGAGAAATGGGCGTGGTGACGGAAGAGGACATCGAGCGGGCGTTGAACGTCCTGCGGGAACAGCGCGCCACTTACGTGGACATGGCGCGCGAAGTCAAAGAGGGCGATTTCGTCGTGGTCAACTACACCGGATTGTGCGACGGCAAACCAATCACGGACACGGCACCGACCGCCCGCGGGTTGACGGAGAAGAAAGATTTTTGGCTGCATGTGGCGAAGGATTCGTTCATTCCCGGTTTCACCGAACAGCTGATCGGGGCGAAAGCAGGCGAGAAGCGAACGGTGAACGTGGATTTTCCCGCCGATTTCGTCGCCAAGGAACTGTCGGGAAAGAAGGGCGTTTACGAAGTCGAGATTGCACAGGTGAAGGAAAAGGCATTGCCGGAACTGAACGACGAGTTTGCCCGTTCATTTGGCGCGGAGGACACGGCCCGGCTTCGCGAGGGGGTGCGCGACGACCTCCAGAACGAGCTGAATTTCAAGATCAAACGCGGTGTGCGCGACCAGCT
It includes:
- the tig gene encoding trigger factor: MNVTVENLGPCKKLLRVEVEAPAVDAALEEITHDYQKQVRLPGFRPGKAPRHLVIKAYAPQIDEEAKRKLVSEGYRKALSDQKLRVVGQPDIEEIQFAKGQPFQFAVTLETAPEFELPEYKGLPVTREMGVVTEEDIERALNVLREQRATYVDMAREVKEGDFVVVNYTGLCDGKPITDTAPTARGLTEKKDFWLHVAKDSFIPGFTEQLIGAKAGEKRTVNVDFPADFVAKELSGKKGVYEVEIAQVKEKALPELNDEFARSFGAEDTARLREGVRDDLQNELNFKIKRGVRDQLVRELLKRVTCELPESIVLNETRNVVYDIVRENQQRGVPKDVIEKQKDEIFSGANNSAKLRVKAAFVLGRIAEKEGIKADQKEITQRILLLADQYQIKPEQMIKQLRDRNGFGEIEEQIVSAKVLDFLELNAKVEEALPTATPPVA